A section of the Ruania halotolerans genome encodes:
- a CDS encoding magnesium transporter MgtE N-terminal domain-containing protein, translated as MSTTTSRVFVARLAGIGVFDPLGDRVGRVHDVVVLLRVRQAPRAVGLVVEVPGKRRIFLPLSRVTAIDPGAVITNGLLNLRRFQRRAAETLVMGQLLDRVVSLRDGHGKVAIQDVGLEQQRNRDWLVTKLFVRDSSGRSVFSRGQSQMLDVDQVTGLAPSAEQQGAAALLATMDDLKPADLADVLHDLPQRRRNEVAAALPDGRLADVLEELGDEDRVAILSTLAAQRAAHVLDEMQPDDAADLIAELPTQQASELLELMEPDEAEDVRRLLIYDDDTAGGLMTTEPIILSPESSVATALAHARRQDVTPALAAMIFVVRPPQETPTGRLLGVVHLQRMLREPPHEAIGGLLDKDVEAVDPHAPIGRITRLLATYNLTALPVVDAERRLLGAVSVDDVLDQLLPDHWREADDEVTDAALGGQNV; from the coding sequence CAGTGGGACTCGTGGTGGAGGTTCCGGGCAAGCGCCGCATCTTCCTTCCGCTCTCGCGCGTGACGGCGATCGATCCGGGTGCGGTGATCACGAACGGGTTGCTGAACCTGCGCCGGTTCCAGCGCCGTGCCGCGGAGACCCTGGTGATGGGCCAGCTCCTGGACAGGGTGGTCTCCCTGCGCGACGGTCATGGCAAGGTGGCCATCCAGGATGTGGGCCTGGAGCAACAGCGGAACCGGGACTGGCTGGTCACCAAATTGTTCGTCCGCGATAGCAGTGGGCGCAGCGTGTTCAGCCGGGGTCAGAGTCAGATGCTCGATGTGGACCAGGTCACTGGCCTGGCCCCGTCGGCCGAGCAGCAGGGCGCCGCCGCCCTGCTGGCCACGATGGACGATCTCAAGCCCGCGGACCTGGCCGATGTGCTGCACGACCTGCCGCAGCGCCGCCGGAACGAGGTGGCCGCCGCCCTGCCGGACGGTCGGCTGGCCGACGTGCTCGAAGAGCTCGGTGACGAGGACCGGGTGGCCATCCTGTCAACTCTGGCCGCGCAACGCGCCGCCCACGTGCTCGACGAGATGCAGCCGGACGACGCCGCCGACCTGATCGCCGAGCTGCCCACGCAGCAGGCAAGCGAACTGCTCGAGCTGATGGAGCCCGACGAGGCCGAAGATGTGCGCCGCCTCCTCATCTATGACGATGACACCGCCGGCGGGTTGATGACCACCGAGCCGATCATCCTCTCCCCCGAGTCGTCCGTGGCCACAGCGTTGGCGCATGCACGTCGTCAGGACGTCACGCCTGCCCTGGCCGCGATGATCTTCGTGGTCCGCCCGCCCCAGGAGACTCCGACCGGCCGCCTGCTCGGGGTGGTCCACCTCCAACGGATGCTCCGTGAACCGCCGCATGAGGCGATCGGTGGTCTGCTGGACAAGGACGTGGAGGCAGTGGACCCGCACGCCCCGATCGGTCGGATCACCCGGTTGCTCGCCACCTACAACCTGACGGCCCTGCCGGTGGTGGACGCCGAGCGCCGGTTGCTCGGTGCGGTGAGCGTGGACGATGTGCTCGATCAGCTGCTCCCCGATCATTGGCGGGAGGCCGACGACGAAGTGACCGACGCCGCCCTGGGGGGCCAGAATGTCTGA
- a CDS encoding DUF1003 domain-containing protein: MSERLDTPLRNRRRLFPRRRNKDSFGKFAEGIARFIGTPRFLLYMTVFCGVWLGWNTLAPPSLQFDARALNFTLLTLMLSLQASYSAPLILLAQDRQTDRDRVTAEQDRQRAERNLADTEFLAREIAALRLAVNDVATRDFLRSELRSLLEEIQAEREDPSDQDVARDTPRKSEGDRRP, translated from the coding sequence ATGTCTGAGCGCCTGGACACACCGCTGAGGAACCGTCGCCGACTGTTCCCACGCCGCCGGAACAAGGACTCGTTCGGCAAGTTCGCCGAAGGGATCGCACGGTTCATCGGTACCCCCCGTTTCCTGCTGTACATGACGGTGTTCTGTGGCGTGTGGTTGGGGTGGAACACCCTGGCACCGCCGTCCTTGCAATTCGACGCACGTGCCCTGAACTTCACCCTGCTCACGCTGATGCTCTCCCTGCAGGCCTCCTACTCGGCCCCGCTGATCCTGCTTGCCCAGGACCGCCAGACTGACCGGGACCGGGTGACCGCCGAGCAGGATCGGCAGCGCGCCGAGCGCAATCTGGCTGACACGGAGTTCCTCGCCCGGGAGATCGCCGCGCTCCGGCTGGCCGTCAACGATGTGGCCACCCGGGACTTCCTGCGTAGCGAGTTGCGGAGCCTGCTGGAGGAGATTCAGGCCGAGCGGGAGGACCCGTCCGACCAGGACGTGGCCCGGGACACACCGAGAAAATCGGAAGGCGATCGGCGACCGTAG
- a CDS encoding P-loop NTPase, which yields MPELIARVREALTTVLDPEIRRPITELDMVKDVEASESPEGAIVTVTIALTTSGCPLRETITRDVTNASDAVDGVARTQVTMTVMTDEERTALRTKLRGGMAEPVIPFSQPDNLTKIYAVASGKGGVGKSTVTANLAAAMAADGLKVGVVDADVYGFSIPRMLGVELPPTKVDDMILPPVAGDVKVISIGMFTEPGRAVVWRGPMLHRALQQFLADVFWGDLDVLLLDLPPGTGDIAISVAQLLPSAELLVVTTPQLAAAEVAERAGAMAQATQQKVAGVIENMSWLVQPDGSRLELFGSGGGQRVADQLSATLGTDVPLLGQVPLEVALREGGDSGAPLVTSAAASDAADVLRDVAHTLGTRQRGLAGRKLSISPVG from the coding sequence ATGCCTGAGTTGATCGCACGCGTCCGCGAGGCCCTCACCACGGTGCTCGACCCGGAGATCCGGCGGCCGATCACCGAGCTCGACATGGTCAAAGACGTCGAGGCATCGGAATCTCCCGAGGGCGCCATCGTGACGGTGACGATCGCCCTGACCACCTCCGGCTGCCCGCTGCGCGAGACGATCACCCGGGACGTCACCAACGCCTCGGACGCCGTCGACGGGGTCGCTCGCACCCAGGTGACCATGACGGTGATGACCGACGAGGAGCGCACGGCGCTGCGTACCAAGTTGCGCGGCGGGATGGCCGAACCGGTGATCCCGTTCTCCCAACCGGACAATCTCACCAAGATCTACGCCGTCGCCTCCGGCAAGGGCGGGGTGGGCAAGTCCACCGTGACGGCGAACCTGGCCGCCGCGATGGCAGCCGACGGTCTCAAGGTGGGCGTGGTGGACGCCGATGTGTACGGCTTCTCCATCCCGCGCATGCTGGGCGTGGAGCTCCCGCCCACGAAGGTGGATGACATGATTCTCCCGCCGGTGGCGGGGGACGTGAAGGTGATCTCCATCGGCATGTTCACCGAACCCGGACGCGCCGTGGTGTGGAGGGGCCCGATGCTGCACCGGGCGTTGCAGCAGTTCCTGGCGGATGTGTTCTGGGGGGACCTGGACGTGCTGCTGCTGGATCTGCCGCCCGGCACTGGTGACATCGCGATCTCCGTGGCTCAGTTGCTGCCCAGCGCCGAACTACTCGTGGTGACCACCCCCCAGCTGGCGGCCGCCGAGGTGGCCGAACGCGCTGGTGCGATGGCCCAGGCCACGCAGCAGAAGGTCGCCGGCGTGATCGAGAACATGTCCTGGCTGGTGCAGCCGGACGGTAGCCGCCTGGAGCTCTTCGGTTCCGGTGGCGGCCAGCGGGTGGCCGACCAGCTCTCCGCCACCCTCGGCACCGACGTGCCACTGCTGGGCCAGGTGCCGCTCGAAGTGGCGCTGCGTGAGGGCGGGGACAGCGGCGCTCCGCTGGTCACGTCAGCAGCTGCCTCCGACGCCGCCGATGTGCTCCGCGACGTCGCACACACACTCGGTACCCGTCAGCGCGGGCTGGCCGGGCGCAAACTCTCGATCTCCCCGGTGGGCTGA